The genomic segment CAAATCGACAGTGGTAGGCTAGCCACTATTGGCGACATCAATAACACCAGGGGAACTTCTCTTGCTTTTTGGATGAAGCTGCACAAAGACCAAATCCAAAAAAATCATCGCATTATTGGTCATCCGGCTTTTGAACCGGGTCTTTCCGGCTGGGGTTATGGCGGACTTAGCGGCCATATGGGTGCCGGCTTTCGTGTTGGCTTCACCAAATACATGGAGCAAAGAGACATCGCCTTTGATGGTAACTGGCACCATATTGTTATCACGGTGGATTATCAAAGTCGCAGAAAGAACGTCAAACTCTACCTAGATGGCCAATTCGTCACGGCCAATGACGGCGCCTCCAACAAATCTTTTAATCACGCGAAAAGAATGTTTATCGGTGCCCGTTCTAATGGCGGTAATAGTTTTCCTGGTGCTTTGGACGATGTCTCCGTCTATGACTACCCTTTGAATGCCGATCAAATTTTAGAAATGTATCATGGCCCTGTTTTTGCGGGCTCCGCAAAAGTTCACTATCTGCCTGAAGCACTTCAACTCAATGCTATCGCACCTGCAGATGCTCAAGTTCTTTGGTTAAAAAATTCCGGTCCTGGCAATGTAAGCATTAATAACAAGACTCGCACAAATGCTAAAGTCACATTCTCTAAGCCCGGTGATTATACCCTAAGTTTCAAAGTCAAAGGCCATCAAAGCCAAAGCCTGCAAGTAAAAGTCCACCCCGCCACCGCTCCAGATGTCTATGCTGGTGATGCAGTGGAACTGAATGCAATTCAAGAGAGCTATCAGCTCAAACCGCGTATTAAACTTCCTGGCCGCGACCATCTGCGCGGGGTCAAAGTCAAATGGGAAAAGATCTCCGGCCCCGGAACCGTGCAATTCAAACAAGCTACTCAGCCCAACTCGGCAGTTCGCTTTAGCAAAGAAGGCCTCTACACCCTTAAACTTAGCACAAGCTATGGCAAACTCTCTTCTTCAGACACTGTCACTATTAAAGTGGGGCAACAGAGTGACAATCACTACGCCCTCATGCTCAACCCGCTTTACCTGCTAGCTTTTGACTCCCCTGCCAATCGTGAATCCGCCGGTGTTGCGGAACTCGCAAAAGCAAGTTCTGCAGAATTAATTGCAGATACCACTATCCTGCCCAAACTTAAGCAAGGTGCTCGCCCCTTTACAGGCCTAAGCTGGGACTTCAATAATACTAAGTCCAGTGTAAAAGTCCACAATCGCTTCAATATTGCTCGTCTGGGTGACGTCAAGCGCACCAAGGGCCTAGCCATGAGCCTGTGGTTCAAAGCCAAAGAATACAAAGGCAGCTTTTTTGGTAATGGTATCATCTCCATGAGTAGCCACAAATACAGTCAAGGTGTGAGCATAAACCTGGCTGATTTGGTGGGTGTTAACACCGAACCCAACACGGAGTTCAGCAAGCTTTTTGATGACCAATGGCACCATGTACTCATCAATGCTGACTTTAGCAAGGATTACGACAATGTGACTCTCTTCATTGATGGAAAAATAGCTATGCAAAAGTCATATACATTCGATAAGTCTTTTATCAAAACCAGAACAGATCACTGCCAACTTTGGGGAAATCGTGGTCGCAAGGGAGAAATCAACTTCCCTGGACAATTGGATGATATCGCCGTTTTTGATCGTTCACTCAATCAAGAGGAAATCTCCTACTTATTTAACGGCCCCAATGCGGATCATTTGCTAAGTGCGCAAAAGCCGACAATTAACGCGGGGAAAGACATGATTTTTACTCGAAAAAAAGAGGCTATTCTTTTAGGAGAAAACATAGCTGAAGACAGTAACTTAACTTACCAATGGCAATTAATTGACGGCCCGGGTCCAGTAATTTTTGACGACCCCAACTCCGCTCAAACAAAAGTGAACTTTGGCCCGCTGAGTATTGATCATCACAATCCCGATTATCAGCTCTACATTTTTCGCCTCACTGCAAAAGCTGCGGGAATCGCAAAGTCCAATTCCGACGAGCTCGCGGTGGTCTTTTACAAGAACAAAGTACCCGCTACAAGAGAACTCGGTCAACTGCCACCTGCCGGTCAGCACCCTCGCCTCTTTTTCAATGCCGCCGATTTACCACAAATTCGCCTACGCTTCATGGCCGACCCCTACGCCCAGCGAGCAGCCAAAAACCTCAGCGCCATGTATGCCCATTCAATTTTCAACCCGAAAAGTAATATCGGTATAACTTACCAAGGCCTTAAAGAAGGTAAAAAGGATGTGGACGTCAAACTTGTTGTCGGTAGTAATGACACCAGAACTTACTGGGCTGGAAAAAGCTGGCTCTACGGCCAGCTAGGCGGTGCAGCCGCTATTGCCCTCATTAAAAATGATCAAGATCAGCTTAATGAATTAGCCATAGTTCTTTCTCGCGCTGCCCACGAACATCTAAAATACTATCGTCCAAACTATCCCAATAAGCTCGTTCACGACGCCAGTGGCGGTCTTGCTATAGCTTATGACTTACTTGCTTCGAATATGAGTGAAGATCAACGTAAAGCCCCGCGCAAACTCTTATCAAAAATGTCCAAATGGCGCCAAAGTTTGGGTTCAGCTAAACTGGACGACAAAAAAAATATCTCAACAAACTGGCTCACCCATCACGATCAAATTGTTCTTTGTGCCCTGGCCATTGAGGGGGAAGAAGGTTATGATGCCGGCCTAATTGATCAAGCCACCCATAAATTGCGCCATTTCCTCACTCAGCACGGACTTTATAAATCTGGTTATGCTCACGAAGGTTACACCTATTTCCGCATGGGCATGGAGTCTGCAGCGCTATCAGCTCTCGCTTTAAGCCGTCGCGACGAAAACCTCTACGAAACAACTAATCTGTATAAGGGAGCTATGATGATGTTCCGCAGCATGCCACCGGGTATGCATTGGGTCACGGGGCATGGCGATGGTTCACCGAAAATTGCCGGCATGGCACCCATTGATTGGCTGTACCGCTACATTTGGCCAAATGATCCCGCCATCAATACACTCTATGGCAAAAGGCTAGAATGGCTCAGCCATCAAGAAGATGGCAAATTACAGGGACAATTTCACCTCATGGCCGTGCTTTTCCCAAGTCAGTCAAAAAGCTTTCCATCTCAAAAGGCAGCCGCAAAACAATTACAGTTAAATGAAAGCCAACTCTGCCCCGACAAAGGTTATGTCAATGCCCGCAGTTCCTGGGATGACAATGCCCTCAATCTAGTTTTTCGTAGCCGCCAAGACAAGTATAATCTCGGCCACATGCACGCAGATGTAAACTCATTTGAGCTTTATCACAATGGCACCACTTGGTTCAACGACGGTGGTAAATATCAGTACTTTAATGACTGTCACCAAACCATCCTTATCGATGGTCGCGGCGGTAACGGCTCCAGCGATTCTTTCAGTTGGCCTAACTTGCCGGGCCACATCGTGCAGTACAAGAATAACGCCCTCTATACTTTATCAACCGGTGATGCAAAGGCCTTCTACGATTTTACCTGTAGTGAATTTAAAGAAAAGCCGGGCAAGCCTAAAGCGGTGCCACTCTCGGAAACGGGCTACCTATGGGCTGACTTTGTCTACGGCAAAGATCGCTCACAACTTGATCAAATGCCGAGCTGGCGCTCTAAGCCCTTATATATTTCCCATGGTTCTAAACAGCAATTCTACGTCCTGAACCCAGTTAAAAAAGCCTTTCGTTCTGCCCTCGTGGTCAAGGGAAGGTATCCCTACGCCATCATTATCGATGATTACCAAAAAGACGAAAAACAAAGACTCTACGAATGGGTCGGCAACTTTGATATGGGCACAGTAGAAATGATTGAGAATAGTGAAAATAGCATCAGGCTCAAAAAGAAAGGCGAAGTCGACAAGGCTAATGAGCTCTTGGTCCTTGCCCTGCAAGCCGATGGCCTAACTAAGAAACCTGAACTGCTCAACTCCAAACTTGGAACTGATCCTAGCAACCCCACTAAGGGCACCAAGGTGAGTCAAATCCGCATCACGGCAAAAAGTGTTAACCCACGTTTTAAGACCCTACTTTATCCCTATGAAAAAGGGACACCACAACCTAAGTTAAAGTGGAGTGGCCAAACGCTAACGGTCACCATTGCTAATCAGGTCGATAAAATCACTTTTGCAGAAGATGAGAACGGAATCACGCAAGTCGATATCCAGGATATGTCTCAAACTCAAAACCAAATCATTATTCAGTAATTAAAAAGCTTGGAATTATTCATGAAAATACTTAAAAATCTTTTTTATTCAGCACTCTGCCTAGTCCTACCCATGGCCTTATCTGCTGAAGACTCATTACTCCTCAATTGGAAATTTGATTCACCCTACGAATTCGGAGCTTTTGAATACGATGCTTCCGGTCGCGGTAATGATGGCGTGGTACACTGGGATCGAATTGGTAGCTACGGTGGACTTCATTGGCAGAGCAAAGAGGGTTTTTTAAAAGGATCAGCTCATTTGCCCCGAGGAGTAAGGGGTACTATATCCACTAAGAAAACTCTTTCTCTACCTCAGAATTGGACCATGTCTTTATTATTTAAGCCCTTGGATGATAAAACTCGCTTTGATCATATGATTAGCTTTCATAGTTCTCATGACTCCAAGAAGAATATTTTATCTTTAGGTCAGCACCACAGCTTTCGCATTAATTTAGACAATGATGGCAAACAGCAGATCCTTGGCTTCTTCAAAGACAAAATGAGTTCTAAGCAATGGAATCATTTGGCATTGGTTTATGAAACTGAACAAGTCACTTTTTATCTAAATGGTAAAGCACAAACTGTGAAGCATACAAGTCCCTGGAATCCTTCTACAAAATTTAAGCTCTCACTCTCTGGTCTTAATGGCTCTCCACACAACCGCTCCGAAGGCAACTTCGATGAATTCAGACTTTACAGCAGTGCACTAAATGCTGATCAAATCAAACAATTGGCCACAAAAGATTTTTACGTAAAAGAAAAAACTATTCCCATTGCAGATCCTGGTATGGGCTACACAACTTTCCTTAAAGAAGGATCATGGTTCAGCTCCTCAAAAGCACAATTTAAAATGCAGGGAACTGAGCTTATAAAAGGAAATAATGCTGGAGAAACTAAATTTCAGTGGAGCATTATGCAGCAACCCAAAGGTGCGAAAGGGAAGTTTGCGGATGCTAGTGATCCCAAGACAATTTTCTCGACTAATAAAATCGGTGACTACAAGTTTAAACTGACGACTTCAAACGAAGCTGGCAAAGACGAAAAACTAGTCAATGGAGTCGTTTTCGCCAAAGATAAGGGCCCCAAGAGCGCGAAGCTTTACACCCTCCCCCCTGACCGTATTGAAGGACATATGGTCGCTTATCACCCAGATAGAGCGGCAGCTTTAAACAATAAAAAACTCAAGCCGATCTCATACTGGTCTTTTGATAAGATCGAAAATAATGAATTCTCGGCTCTTGGTTCTAAAGCACATGCACTAAGTCTTGATAAAAAGAACATAGAGCTAGTTGAGAACGGCAAATTTGGCAAGGCTATCAAAATTCTCAATGGCCCTTTATCGCTAGGTCAATTCGATGAACTAAAAAATGAATTTTCTGCCTCTTTCTGGGTCTATCACGGCGAAGGAAAAATAGGAGGGGATCTGCTTAAGATCCAAGCAGAAAACGGTAAGCATTACTGGAATAATCACTATCGAAAATATCGTCTAGATCCAGAAGGCACTGGACTGGTTGACATCATTGTTAAATGGTGGCAGGGATCAACAAGTGTTAAACCAAATAAACGTTGGAGCCACTATGTTTTTACCTATGCCAAAACTGGCAATGTTAAAAAACTCTATGTAGATGGTCGTTTAGCGGTCTATAGCCTCCACCCACTTGAAAAAGATGCCTCGGGAAAAGCCTCTTTACTATGCAACCTTAAGGGTGCCATTATCGACGATTATGCCCTCTACGATACGACCTTAAATAACGAAGAGGTCGCCGCAATCTACAAGAGTCCCACAGGTGCTTTAGCGCTTAAAGACCGCATCGTTTATGACCCCTACACGTCTCGTGTTTATAGAGACGACTTTATCGCAAAAAACTTTCCGAAACCCACACCGACTTATCAAACTGAACACTTTTCCGAAGATAGATTCGATGGCAAGGAGCTCTCCCCATATACCCATCCTCGCCTAAATATGACCATGAATGATTTACCGCGTATTCGGGAATCATTTCTAAAGAGTCGTCACGGAAACAATAACCATTCATTTATGTATCTATATACTAGAACTCAATTTGGTCATGATCTTAGCAATTATACTCCCAACTCCAAGCTGGTAGATAAAAAGCCTCAATATGCCCAAAAAGATGCCTTTACAATCGACGGAAAATATGTTTTTAATGAGCATAGCCACAGTTCCAGCGCCCGTATTGCCTTAGCTTTGGAAGCTTTACTTAAAGCTGATACTAAATTAGCTCGTAAGCTTATAGAGCAAATGATCATTTCCGCAAAACTACAACAACAAACTATTGATTACTGGCGTAGTCAAAATAATCCGGGTTGGCAACATGCTTATCACAATATTCTTGGACGACGTTCAACTCAAATCATGTATGACTACCTCTATAATTGGATGACTGAAGATGAGAAAAGGACGATACGCAAAGTCATTGCCACTGCCACAGCAGGAAATTGGAGTATTGGAATGTACGCTATGCCCGCTCTTTACGCCAATCGCTCAAACTGGCAGGCATGGATCACCGGCGATATGCTCATAGCTCTGCAATCCATTTATGGTGAAGATGGTTTCTGTCAATTTACTTATGATCAAGCAGCTCAAGCAGTAAATAATTGTGCCGAAATCATGAACGACCCTGAATCAGGAGCTCACTATGAGGGTATGGGGAAAAGCAACATCAACTCGACTCAAATGTCCGTTCTTTCACGCATGCAGCCTAAAGGTGAGAAAATCATTTCAAGTAAAGCCCTGTATAATAATGTAGCTAAATTTCATCTCCATATTGGTCTACCTTGGACTCACAAAACAGTCATGTATGATCAAAAAAATGGTGGCAATGCCGGTATCCCTAGTGCACCAATTAATGTACTGCATTATGCATATCCAAACGATCCCATAATCAACTACCTCAAACACACAATAGATGATGGAGCACGCTCTTATACACAACACCGACCTAGTACTTTTGGCCAGGAATCATGGATGATTTCTTCTGTTTATACTCAGGACTGGAAAGGCCCAGACAATCTACAAGAGCACCTAAAACAAGCGGTCAAAGAAGCCGGTGAACCCCTAGCTTACTTTAGTGACTTTCGCGGTCAAATGATCAGTCGCAGTAGCTGGGAAAAAGATGCACTGCAACTCAATTTCGTCCCACGTGTTATCAAAGGTGGTCATTCAGCACCAACCAAGGGCTACTTTGTTGTCAATGCCCTCGAACGTCAGTGGTTTGAATTTCGCAGTAGGGCTAACCAGCACAGCCGTACCAACTCCTGTATCACAGTTGATGGTGAAGGACAAGATGGAACTATGGCTCGCTCATTAAACTATAGCGGCGCTGCAGAAAATAAAAATGCACAATTTGACATTCTCAGCAGTGAACTCACAGGATCATATCGTCAAATTGACAACAAGTGGCCAAATCTCAACTACACGCGCTTAAAACCCGACCCTCGCCCTTGGTTTGATATGCCCAAGCAATACCTTACTCATTGGTACCTCGGAGATCGTCCTTATGCTCCAGTTTATGATGACTACGATCAATTTGATCCTGTCAATTATAAAGGCAAACAGGAGTTCGAATACGCCTACAGAACCGCCCTTTTTGCTCGTGGTAATCACCCTTACATCATCATTGCCGATGATTTTAAAAAGGATAACAAAGAACGCGAGTACATATGGCATGCCGCTCTTCCCGATGATCTAAAGAAAAATATGGCGCTCCATAAAATCAATGGCGACACCGCTATTTTGACTGATCCAAAAGATCCATCAAAACATCTCATGGTAAAAATGTTTGGCTACAAAGGCAAAGGTGAATTTGTGCTTGAACATATTTTGCCAACTCAGGATGTGGATCGCGCTAAAATGAATCTGACAACTGAACAAATGCCACATAACCTAAAATTTAAAAACAAAACAGCTACGGCCTCTTTTCGAGTAATTATCTACCCCTTTAAGGACGGCGACCCCCTACCCGAAATTGCTGAGACCGCAAATTCTTTCACCATCACCATTGGCAATCAAAAAGATTCATTTACAGAAGAATCTAAAGCTAATGGACATAAACTACTTAAGCCCCGTAGACAAACTGGTCTAGCAAATAAAGAAAATGACAATCACGAAAGTAGCATTGCTCTCGTCAGCCTCACTAAATCTAAAAAACCACAGCAAGATCTGCAACAAACACTTATGAATATGGACGACAAAAAACTTTTCAAGGGACTAGGTACACTATCGGCCATTATTATGGTCGGTTTTTTTATCATTCGCAGTAAAATTTAATAGCTCGGATTGTGGCTAAGAAATGGCACAAACCAAAAAGAATCTCTATATAATACTATCTATAAACTATTAAAATACATTAAATTATAAATAATTATCACTCAAGTCTTGAATCGCGTTCACATAAATACAAAATTATATTTAAAGCATAGGAAAGTAAATAATGAAAAAACGGCATATAAGTTTAATAGAAATTCTTGTGGTAGTTGCCATTATTGGTATTTTAGCTTCCTTACTTTTGCCATCATTAGGTAAAGCTCGAGCTAAGGCGCGTCAGGTAACTTGCGTGAACAATCTCAAACAAACTGCGCTAACAATTTTTTTATATGCCGGCGATAATGACGATACGATGATGGACCACATGCTCAATCCTGGCAACCAAAATGGTTACAATGGCTTTGACCTCTGGAGTTGGCATTACATGAATACTCCCAATGAAATGCCCTACTGTCCCAACACTCTAGAATTTGTTGAAAATACCCCTAGCTCAATTGCTGTAGATAGCATTAGTCCTTTATCCGTCAGTATTGGTACCGGTGGAACTATGGGAGATGTACAAAGCATTAAATCGTATTTCGCTAACAACTGGCGCCCGGGTGATTCCCCTACGAGTTATAGTCAATTAGCTCGTTCAAAGGCGGGTCTTTTTAAAGCTACTTACCCCCTTAAGCTTAATGAGGTAGAAAATGACACTATCGCTGTTTACGAAAATTATCGCCGAGGATCCGGTGGGGCCGATGCCGTTGATTATCCAGGGCAATTCGGCATCAAAGGCTTTGCCTTCAATATGATCACTACCGGCTACCATGACAACCGTGGTTTAAACGTTGCTGCTATTGATGGCTCTGTCAGTTTCATCAAAACAAATTCTTTGATTAGTTCTCCTGAGTACCAACTCTCCACGGGAGGAACTTGGCAAACAAATGAAATTGGCCACTTTATTCAAAGTGGTATAGACAATATTGTACCCACTGGCACTAAGTGGAACTGGAACGATAATTAAAAGATTTGCTTGTTTATAGAATTAGCGTACCAGGTTGCAGGTAGCAGGTAGCAGGTAGCAGGTAGCAGATTAAAAATTGAGAATTAACAATTAAAAATTGTTTTTCCCACACCTGCCAAAAGATTTCTAGTAAACTAATTTTTTAACTCATTTCTATATAAAATGAGTCCTGAAGGGACGCCACAATAATAGCCTAGGGTCGTGACCCTAGGAATACCATATACAATAAAATGAGTCCTGAAGGGACGCCACAATAATAGCCTGGGGTCGTGACCCTAGGAATACCATATACAATAAAATGAGTCCTGAAGGGACGCCACAATAATAGCCTAGGGTCGTGACCCTAGGAATACCATATACAATAAAATGAGTCCTGAAGGGACGCCACAATAATAG from the Lentisphaera araneosa HTCC2155 genome contains:
- a CDS encoding LamG domain-containing protein, translated to MKKFFTLLLILSSSLFAQNATPHYLDRYDPVAIWTLDQDIESQPPKETSGQYKVRVNGDKTKGLPKQVSGARDFLGQALDFSNVGSSIMTQIDSGRLATIGDINNTRGTSLAFWMKLHKDQIQKNHRIIGHPAFEPGLSGWGYGGLSGHMGAGFRVGFTKYMEQRDIAFDGNWHHIVITVDYQSRRKNVKLYLDGQFVTANDGASNKSFNHAKRMFIGARSNGGNSFPGALDDVSVYDYPLNADQILEMYHGPVFAGSAKVHYLPEALQLNAIAPADAQVLWLKNSGPGNVSINNKTRTNAKVTFSKPGDYTLSFKVKGHQSQSLQVKVHPATAPDVYAGDAVELNAIQESYQLKPRIKLPGRDHLRGVKVKWEKISGPGTVQFKQATQPNSAVRFSKEGLYTLKLSTSYGKLSSSDTVTIKVGQQSDNHYALMLNPLYLLAFDSPANRESAGVAELAKASSAELIADTTILPKLKQGARPFTGLSWDFNNTKSSVKVHNRFNIARLGDVKRTKGLAMSLWFKAKEYKGSFFGNGIISMSSHKYSQGVSINLADLVGVNTEPNTEFSKLFDDQWHHVLINADFSKDYDNVTLFIDGKIAMQKSYTFDKSFIKTRTDHCQLWGNRGRKGEINFPGQLDDIAVFDRSLNQEEISYLFNGPNADHLLSAQKPTINAGKDMIFTRKKEAILLGENIAEDSNLTYQWQLIDGPGPVIFDDPNSAQTKVNFGPLSIDHHNPDYQLYIFRLTAKAAGIAKSNSDELAVVFYKNKVPATRELGQLPPAGQHPRLFFNAADLPQIRLRFMADPYAQRAAKNLSAMYAHSIFNPKSNIGITYQGLKEGKKDVDVKLVVGSNDTRTYWAGKSWLYGQLGGAAAIALIKNDQDQLNELAIVLSRAAHEHLKYYRPNYPNKLVHDASGGLAIAYDLLASNMSEDQRKAPRKLLSKMSKWRQSLGSAKLDDKKNISTNWLTHHDQIVLCALAIEGEEGYDAGLIDQATHKLRHFLTQHGLYKSGYAHEGYTYFRMGMESAALSALALSRRDENLYETTNLYKGAMMMFRSMPPGMHWVTGHGDGSPKIAGMAPIDWLYRYIWPNDPAINTLYGKRLEWLSHQEDGKLQGQFHLMAVLFPSQSKSFPSQKAAAKQLQLNESQLCPDKGYVNARSSWDDNALNLVFRSRQDKYNLGHMHADVNSFELYHNGTTWFNDGGKYQYFNDCHQTILIDGRGGNGSSDSFSWPNLPGHIVQYKNNALYTLSTGDAKAFYDFTCSEFKEKPGKPKAVPLSETGYLWADFVYGKDRSQLDQMPSWRSKPLYISHGSKQQFYVLNPVKKAFRSALVVKGRYPYAIIIDDYQKDEKQRLYEWVGNFDMGTVEMIENSENSIRLKKKGEVDKANELLVLALQADGLTKKPELLNSKLGTDPSNPTKGTKVSQIRITAKSVNPRFKTLLYPYEKGTPQPKLKWSGQTLTVTIANQVDKITFAEDENGITQVDIQDMSQTQNQIIIQ
- a CDS encoding LamG domain-containing protein, with amino-acid sequence MKILKNLFYSALCLVLPMALSAEDSLLLNWKFDSPYEFGAFEYDASGRGNDGVVHWDRIGSYGGLHWQSKEGFLKGSAHLPRGVRGTISTKKTLSLPQNWTMSLLFKPLDDKTRFDHMISFHSSHDSKKNILSLGQHHSFRINLDNDGKQQILGFFKDKMSSKQWNHLALVYETEQVTFYLNGKAQTVKHTSPWNPSTKFKLSLSGLNGSPHNRSEGNFDEFRLYSSALNADQIKQLATKDFYVKEKTIPIADPGMGYTTFLKEGSWFSSSKAQFKMQGTELIKGNNAGETKFQWSIMQQPKGAKGKFADASDPKTIFSTNKIGDYKFKLTTSNEAGKDEKLVNGVVFAKDKGPKSAKLYTLPPDRIEGHMVAYHPDRAAALNNKKLKPISYWSFDKIENNEFSALGSKAHALSLDKKNIELVENGKFGKAIKILNGPLSLGQFDELKNEFSASFWVYHGEGKIGGDLLKIQAENGKHYWNNHYRKYRLDPEGTGLVDIIVKWWQGSTSVKPNKRWSHYVFTYAKTGNVKKLYVDGRLAVYSLHPLEKDASGKASLLCNLKGAIIDDYALYDTTLNNEEVAAIYKSPTGALALKDRIVYDPYTSRVYRDDFIAKNFPKPTPTYQTEHFSEDRFDGKELSPYTHPRLNMTMNDLPRIRESFLKSRHGNNNHSFMYLYTRTQFGHDLSNYTPNSKLVDKKPQYAQKDAFTIDGKYVFNEHSHSSSARIALALEALLKADTKLARKLIEQMIISAKLQQQTIDYWRSQNNPGWQHAYHNILGRRSTQIMYDYLYNWMTEDEKRTIRKVIATATAGNWSIGMYAMPALYANRSNWQAWITGDMLIALQSIYGEDGFCQFTYDQAAQAVNNCAEIMNDPESGAHYEGMGKSNINSTQMSVLSRMQPKGEKIISSKALYNNVAKFHLHIGLPWTHKTVMYDQKNGGNAGIPSAPINVLHYAYPNDPIINYLKHTIDDGARSYTQHRPSTFGQESWMISSVYTQDWKGPDNLQEHLKQAVKEAGEPLAYFSDFRGQMISRSSWEKDALQLNFVPRVIKGGHSAPTKGYFVVNALERQWFEFRSRANQHSRTNSCITVDGEGQDGTMARSLNYSGAAENKNAQFDILSSELTGSYRQIDNKWPNLNYTRLKPDPRPWFDMPKQYLTHWYLGDRPYAPVYDDYDQFDPVNYKGKQEFEYAYRTALFARGNHPYIIIADDFKKDNKEREYIWHAALPDDLKKNMALHKINGDTAILTDPKDPSKHLMVKMFGYKGKGEFVLEHILPTQDVDRAKMNLTTEQMPHNLKFKNKTATASFRVIIYPFKDGDPLPEIAETANSFTITIGNQKDSFTEESKANGHKLLKPRRQTGLANKENDNHESSIALVSLTKSKKPQQDLQQTLMNMDDKKLFKGLGTLSAIIMVGFFIIRSKI
- a CDS encoding type II secretion system protein — encoded protein: MKKRHISLIEILVVVAIIGILASLLLPSLGKARAKARQVTCVNNLKQTALTIFLYAGDNDDTMMDHMLNPGNQNGYNGFDLWSWHYMNTPNEMPYCPNTLEFVENTPSSIAVDSISPLSVSIGTGGTMGDVQSIKSYFANNWRPGDSPTSYSQLARSKAGLFKATYPLKLNEVENDTIAVYENYRRGSGGADAVDYPGQFGIKGFAFNMITTGYHDNRGLNVAAIDGSVSFIKTNSLISSPEYQLSTGGTWQTNEIGHFIQSGIDNIVPTGTKWNWNDN